Proteins encoded by one window of bacterium:
- a CDS encoding type I restriction enzyme HsdR N-terminal domain-containing protein translates to MNEEDLKNKVVLPYLASLGLDLSELSFEKTFNLQLGRNIYKKIGDKESLSILGRSDILCHRNHKNIFIIEVKSDEVDITQDDIDQGISYARLLDNIAPFVLVTNGKKTILVDSISKEDLTGKELGKQSNFWQKGCRLSSDEDIEIRYEAMISFIGYSPENVKAFSESQVAQRISTLIGHRKDLSKKFIPELFVPRISLYTEFENFLKSSYKAFSIIGESGVGKTNCICDLALEYSNKSLVLFFNATLLNKSLLKTICSDFNWAFSTYTEDTHIFKKLEGIAKVLRTKLIIFIDAIDESMIENFKLELSDFCLNLNHMENIKICLTCKIQQWESFLYERGTQTHLYGSIYPVNQTQSEKTSDDVSQLPGFMLKRFDDKELSDVIKKYTTVYNLRGEISSDLKKELRLGFMIKIVAETYQGGNFPTEAKDCNLLRNYLYSMLEKSKKPDTLISILREIGTTLIEEETASKKTYGSIEETCFKKRINMNISDELPEDLFSYNILVKKKDENGNVFIGFYYTMLRDYIICALSFKLDTLSPEKFRCILPTFFKGQIGLSVINYYNSVANHKHLEILEEYKETRILSFLEQYNDYLTNQFPNIREKFDPKTLKEIGILIPNNPPFVLNEYAFYPMCEEKSKPIKVLERSKFWTDEPFLSYKATVLHMGKSFKTIAPKEQAKEAIIPQIKKIIEKGLLNETKSIELMIEKVVNILYFYHRQLGYEYNINISYLPRYDKIFPIDLNELQSRVYLFLAREYYKDEEINNLIKAGTIKEKNNVYSWDDSLIDYTKINKLAEEALKIKKPITASNIQGNYPPFKYLDEIINNLKSVGIEKIEKPLFPTPDIPVEEVFKEVFKRRGNIGWIPDTILAEYSRDRIVEYVKTFFEVLIKTYNNIVETCFPLQKNNFELYNAQPISMYINIQTISSQGFSLIYGYKRNDAKENEFQVDYEQINYSSLEDKKFIHYCAQDLSLLFHKSYNELVFVHGYNTGKMNEFCVLRSWVYELLKGEIKNISLP, encoded by the coding sequence ATGAATGAAGAGGATCTAAAAAACAAGGTCGTTCTGCCTTACCTTGCTTCACTTGGGCTGGACCTATCCGAATTGTCGTTTGAAAAAACATTTAACCTGCAGTTAGGAAGAAATATTTATAAAAAAATCGGAGACAAAGAGTCTTTATCTATATTAGGGCGTTCAGATATTTTATGTCACCGTAATCACAAAAACATATTCATTATAGAGGTTAAATCTGATGAAGTAGATATTACCCAAGATGATATTGATCAGGGTATATCTTACGCAAGGTTATTAGATAATATTGCTCCTTTTGTATTGGTAACAAATGGCAAGAAAACAATTCTTGTTGACTCAATATCTAAAGAGGACTTAACAGGAAAAGAACTTGGCAAACAATCAAATTTTTGGCAAAAAGGTTGTAGGTTATCATCAGATGAAGATATTGAGATTAGGTATGAGGCGATGATAAGTTTTATTGGTTATTCCCCTGAAAACGTAAAAGCATTTTCAGAGTCACAAGTAGCACAAAGAATTAGTACTTTGATAGGGCATAGGAAAGATCTGAGTAAGAAATTCATCCCAGAACTCTTTGTTCCGCGGATAAGCTTATATACTGAATTTGAAAATTTTTTGAAAAGCTCCTATAAAGCGTTTTCAATCATTGGAGAATCTGGGGTCGGAAAAACAAATTGTATTTGTGATTTAGCTTTGGAATATTCCAATAAATCCTTAGTTCTTTTTTTTAATGCAACGTTATTAAACAAATCTCTTTTAAAAACTATTTGCTCAGATTTCAACTGGGCGTTCTCCACGTATACCGAAGACACACATATTTTCAAAAAACTTGAGGGGATTGCGAAGGTTTTACGTACTAAACTTATTATTTTCATTGATGCTATAGATGAATCAATGATTGAAAACTTCAAACTTGAATTAAGTGATTTTTGCTTGAATTTAAACCATATGGAAAATATTAAAATCTGTCTTACCTGCAAAATTCAACAATGGGAATCATTTTTATATGAGCGCGGGACTCAAACACATCTTTACGGTTCTATATATCCTGTAAATCAAACTCAAAGTGAAAAAACCTCAGATGATGTTTCCCAACTTCCTGGCTTTATGCTAAAGAGGTTTGATGATAAAGAATTGTCGGATGTTATAAAAAAGTATACAACAGTTTATAACCTGAGGGGAGAAATAAGTTCCGATTTAAAGAAAGAATTAAGATTAGGGTTCATGATTAAAATAGTAGCAGAAACATATCAAGGTGGTAATTTTCCAACGGAAGCAAAAGATTGTAATCTTCTTCGTAACTACTTGTATTCTATGTTAGAAAAATCAAAAAAACCTGACACATTAATATCTATCTTGCGTGAGATAGGAACTACGTTAATTGAAGAAGAGACAGCAAGTAAAAAGACATACGGAAGTATTGAGGAAACCTGTTTCAAAAAAAGGATCAATATGAATATTTCCGACGAACTACCTGAAGACCTCTTTTCGTATAATATCCTTGTTAAGAAAAAAGATGAGAATGGCAATGTTTTCATCGGCTTTTATTACACTATGCTGAGAGATTATATTATATGTGCTTTATCTTTTAAATTAGATACCCTATCGCCTGAAAAATTTAGGTGTATTCTTCCTACTTTTTTTAAAGGACAAATTGGCTTAAGTGTAATAAATTATTACAATTCGGTAGCTAACCATAAACACTTAGAAATTCTAGAAGAATACAAGGAAACAAGAATTTTATCTTTTCTAGAACAGTATAATGATTACTTAACAAATCAATTCCCAAATATCAGGGAAAAATTTGATCCAAAAACATTAAAAGAAATTGGTATATTAATCCCTAATAATCCCCCTTTTGTTTTGAACGAATATGCATTTTATCCAATGTGTGAAGAAAAGAGTAAACCAATCAAAGTATTAGAACGTTCAAAATTTTGGACTGATGAACCATTCTTATCATACAAAGCGACTGTACTGCATATGGGGAAGAGCTTCAAAACTATAGCCCCAAAAGAACAAGCAAAAGAAGCTATTATTCCACAGATAAAAAAAATCATCGAAAAAGGTTTATTAAACGAGACTAAATCTATAGAATTAATGATAGAAAAAGTTGTTAATATCTTATATTTTTATCATCGTCAACTCGGATATGAATATAATATAAATATTTCTTACTTGCCAAGATATGATAAAATCTTTCCTATAGATTTGAATGAACTGCAATCACGGGTTTATTTGTTTCTTGCCAGAGAATATTATAAAGATGAAGAAATTAACAATCTGATTAAGGCAGGAACAATAAAGGAGAAAAACAACGTCTATTCGTGGGATGATTCGTTAATTGATTATACTAAGATAAATAAACTAGCGGAAGAAGCTTTAAAAATAAAAAAGCCAATAACAGCATCTAACATACAAGGTAATTACCCACCATTTAAATATTTGGATGAGATTATTAATAATCTGAAATCAGTTGGAATAGAAAAAATAGAAAAGCCATTATTCCCAACCCCTGACATACCAGTAGAAGAAGTATTTAAGGAAGTATTTAAAAGAAGGGGAAATATAGGTTGGATACCTGACACAATACTTGCAGAATACAGCAGGGATAGAATAGTTGAATATGTAAAAACATTTTTTGAGGTACTTATTAAGACTTATAATAACATAGTAGAAACATGTTTTCCTCTTCAAAAAAATAATTTTGAATTATATAATGCCCAGCCAATCTCTATGTATATCAATATACAAACAATCTCGTCACAGGGTTTTAGTCTTATTTATGGTTACAAAAGAAATGATGCGAAAGAAAATGAATTTCAAGTCGATTATGAACAAATAAATTATAGTTCTCTGGAAGATAAAAAATTCATACACTATTGTGCACAGGATCTGTCATTATTATTTCATAAGAGCTACAATGAACTAGTTTTCGTACATGGATATAATACCGGCAAAATGAATGAGTTTTGTGTTTTAAGAAGTTGGGTATATGAATTACTTAAAGGAGAAATTAAGAATATTTCCCTGCCATAA
- a CDS encoding restriction endonuclease yields MANLKNSEITEIIIEKFRENPNLIGDLGELIAETYIKREHMPKDQACEEAECKKETIKSLLLQYIETSANKKIKPYIEFNSANDRLKGVGMVNEKISLRPTILNYLKGIDPYLFEALCPVILKHFGVADFEITKKSNDGGIDFVGQLNIQVGSNSSTMLYDWDIKIIGQAKRYSGTVGRPDMDKFLGVAIRNRNQEKTFIPILFMFVTTGGFSKDAYHYAKEYKIITKDGDQIAEIILQQDMGIRKYGNEWEFDETEFVKHLCNK; encoded by the coding sequence ATGGCAAACTTAAAAAATAGCGAAATAACAGAAATTATTATAGAGAAGTTTAGGGAAAATCCCAACCTAATAGGAGATTTAGGTGAATTGATTGCAGAAACTTACATTAAGAGAGAGCATATGCCTAAGGATCAAGCATGTGAGGAAGCAGAGTGTAAAAAAGAAACAATCAAGAGTTTGCTCTTGCAATACATTGAAACATCTGCAAACAAAAAAATTAAACCATATATAGAATTTAATAGCGCAAACGATCGTTTAAAAGGCGTTGGAATGGTAAACGAAAAAATATCTTTACGTCCCACAATATTAAACTATCTCAAGGGAATAGATCCTTATTTATTTGAGGCATTGTGTCCTGTTATTTTAAAACATTTTGGAGTTGCGGACTTTGAAATTACTAAAAAGTCGAATGATGGGGGTATAGATTTTGTAGGGCAATTAAATATACAAGTTGGCAGTAATAGCTCGACAATGCTATATGATTGGGATATAAAGATTATTGGTCAGGCGAAAAGATACTCAGGTACAGTTGGACGACCCGATATGGATAAGTTTTTAGGTGTAGCTATAAGGAATAGAAACCAGGAAAAAACATTTATCCCTATTCTATTTATGTTTGTAACAACCGGTGGCTTTTCTAAGGATGCTTATCATTATGCAAAAGAATACAAAATTATCACAAAAGATGGGGACCAAATAGCTGAAATTATTTTGCAGCAAGATATGGGAATAAGAAAATATGGAAACGAGTGGGAATTCGATGAAACAGAATTTGTAAAACATTTGTGTAACAAGTAA
- a CDS encoding ParB/Srx family N-terminal domain-containing protein produces MRIVENFETKKVCIDNIFLDPNNPRFLDLYNEPPVSYDLSIIQKRQDIILGRMIEGNFDIEELIKSISTSGFLPIDRIVVMKIDSGIDKYVIIEGNRRAAAIKTILKESEFYEPSLVDNLKEIEVIILNSDAKNPELLDIGKQVVQGVRNVTGIKSWGPYQQAQFIDNMIKAGEDAGTIGKMIGMPATKINKLWKTFNVLNQMRNDEVYAELWDARLFAYFDQIIGRPLLRDDWLGWDREKGIFTKRDNLEFFYTWIVGGKDEEGNPIPKKISDHRHVAYLEKAVSNPEALNELKRKDKTIEDIIPMISEQKTSNWWEDVHRGLKAVSDIGIDEVEKFSEENIQLLKDTIIKIQQRLTQYGKLKK; encoded by the coding sequence ATGAGAATAGTTGAGAATTTTGAAACTAAAAAAGTATGCATTGATAACATTTTTCTTGACCCAAATAATCCTAGGTTCCTTGACTTATACAATGAACCTCCGGTATCTTATGACCTTTCGATTATCCAAAAGCGTCAGGATATTATTTTAGGCCGAATGATAGAGGGGAACTTTGATATCGAGGAGTTGATAAAATCTATTTCGACTTCTGGATTTTTACCGATAGATAGAATTGTGGTTATGAAGATTGACTCTGGAATTGACAAATATGTTATTATAGAAGGGAACAGGAGGGCTGCTGCCATTAAAACTATTTTAAAAGAATCAGAATTTTATGAGCCGTCATTAGTCGATAATCTTAAGGAAATAGAAGTCATAATACTAAATTCTGATGCAAAGAACCCAGAATTGTTAGATATTGGCAAACAAGTGGTGCAAGGGGTCAGAAATGTTACAGGCATCAAATCGTGGGGGCCATATCAACAGGCACAATTCATTGATAATATGATAAAGGCAGGTGAAGACGCAGGAACAATTGGAAAAATGATTGGAATGCCTGCAACGAAGATTAATAAATTATGGAAAACATTTAATGTGTTAAATCAAATGCGAAATGATGAAGTATATGCTGAACTCTGGGATGCAAGATTGTTCGCATATTTTGATCAAATTATTGGAAGACCGTTATTGCGGGATGATTGGTTAGGTTGGGATAGGGAAAAAGGGATATTTACTAAACGAGATAATTTAGAGTTCTTTTATACTTGGATTGTTGGAGGAAAAGATGAAGAAGGCAATCCAATTCCCAAGAAAATTAGTGACCATCGTCATGTAGCATATTTAGAAAAAGCGGTCAGCAATCCTGAGGCACTGAACGAATTGAAGCGAAAAGACAAAACAATTGAAGATATAATACCTATGATTAGTGAACAGAAAACATCTAATTGGTGGGAGGATGTACATCGTGGGCTCAAAGCAGTATCAGACATTGGAATTGATGAAGTAGAAAAATTTTCTGAAGAAAATATACAATTATTAAAAGATACAATTATTAAGATACAACAGCGATTGACACAATATGGCAAACTTAAAAAATAG
- a CDS encoding restriction endonuclease subunit S, protein MADLKRAKIGELCTLEKGSTGLAKASSGKYPLVTTGAERKTSRDYQFDTKAVCIPLVSSTGHGKKTLNYVHYQEGKFALGTILAALIPKDENVLSPRYLHAYLQKNKDRVIVPLMKGAANVSLSVQAISNIEIPLPPVWKQEEIISKIDSVSVEHRDLLNESDIQITLFGKLRQTVLQEAIEGKLTAEWRKQNFELISGDNHASKLLEKIKAEKERLIKDGKIREGNPLSPITDNEKPFTLPNGWVWCKLEDLVSLLGDGLHGTPNYSNNGEYFFINGNNLNEGKVLIKDNTKRVSLEEYNKHKKELTQKTVLVSINGTLGNVALYNNEKIILGKSACYLNLLTGVSKYYMMQIIKTKYFLIYASDNASETTIKNLSLKGMRMFLVPLPSIAEQEAIVERVDKLMAMINELEKQVTERKNQSEMLMHSVLREAFAG, encoded by the coding sequence ATGGCTGATTTGAAACGTGCTAAAATTGGAGAATTGTGTACTCTCGAGAAAGGTTCTACTGGATTAGCAAAAGCATCATCTGGTAAGTACCCATTGGTTACCACAGGGGCAGAACGCAAGACCTCAAGAGATTATCAGTTTGACACAAAAGCAGTGTGTATCCCACTAGTCTCATCGACTGGGCACGGTAAAAAAACTCTAAATTATGTTCATTACCAAGAAGGTAAGTTTGCACTGGGCACAATTTTGGCGGCTCTTATACCAAAAGATGAGAATGTACTCAGCCCCCGGTATCTTCACGCATATCTTCAGAAAAATAAAGACCGGGTTATTGTTCCTCTAATGAAGGGTGCGGCTAATGTTTCTTTGTCTGTACAGGCTATTTCTAATATCGAAATACCTCTTCCACCCGTTTGGAAGCAAGAAGAGATTATCAGCAAGATTGACAGTGTATCTGTTGAGCATAGGGATTTATTGAATGAATCAGATATTCAGATAACCCTTTTCGGAAAGCTTCGTCAAACCGTTTTGCAGGAAGCGATTGAAGGCAAACTTACTGCCGAATGGCGGAAACAGAATTTTGAATTGATTAGCGGAGATAATCATGCCTCAAAATTGCTTGAGAAAATCAAAGCCGAAAAAGAACGCCTTATCAAAGATGGCAAAATACGAGAAGGGAACCCCTTGTCACCTATAACTGATAATGAAAAGCCCTTTACTTTGCCTAATGGTTGGGTGTGGTGTAAACTGGAAGATTTAGTTTCACTTTTAGGGGATGGTCTGCATGGAACCCCAAATTATTCAAATAACGGAGAATATTTTTTCATAAATGGGAATAATCTAAATGAAGGAAAGGTTTTGATAAAGGACAACACTAAAAGAGTTTCCTTAGAAGAATATAATAAACATAAGAAAGAGTTAACTCAAAAAACCGTGTTAGTTTCAATAAACGGGACATTAGGTAACGTAGCATTATACAATAATGAAAAAATAATTTTGGGGAAAAGCGCATGTTATTTAAATCTGCTAACCGGTGTAAGTAAGTATTACATGATGCAAATAATAAAAACCAAATACTTTTTAATTTATGCTTCTGACAATGCCAGCGAAACTACTATAAAAAATCTTTCATTAAAAGGTATGAGGATGTTTTTAGTCCCGTTGCCTTCCATTGCCGAACAAGAAGCCATTGTTGAGCGAGTAGACAAGCTTATGGCTATGATTAATGAATTAGAGAAACAAGTAACCGAACGCAAAAATCAGTCCGAAATGCTAATGCATTCGGTTTTGAGAGAGGCATTTGCCGGATGA
- a CDS encoding HEPN domain-containing protein: protein MFIKLQQKAEESLKVSQECIELQAYNTGISRAYYSIFQIIKSTCEIKSCDVSLFNRGERSYPHAEIGNIFCYLMSKQGGTNLSDMHILVSEIEKIYMRRKNSDYECTLYEKKHLLDAIRIAVAVKDWIRKIP from the coding sequence ATGTTTATAAAACTGCAACAGAAAGCGGAAGAGAGTCTAAAAGTAAGCCAAGAATGTATAGAACTTCAAGCTTATAATACAGGTATAAGTCGAGCGTATTATAGTATTTTTCAAATAATTAAGTCAACTTGTGAAATTAAATCTTGTGATGTAAGTCTATTTAATCGAGGGGAACGAAGTTACCCCCATGCTGAAATCGGTAATATATTTTGTTACTTAATGTCAAAACAAGGGGGAACAAATTTAAGTGACATGCATATTCTTGTTTCTGAAATAGAAAAAATTTATATGCGAAGAAAAAACTCAGATTACGAATGTACCCTATATGAGAAAAAACACTTACTTGATGCTATCAGAATTGCTGTGGCAGTTAAAGACTGGATTCGTAAGATACCGTAG
- a CDS encoding N-6 DNA methylase, producing MGNIGNIIKSLQNIMRKDPGVAGDAQRIEQLGWMISLKILDDKDKELEIINNKYVSIMPKDLQWRNWAANDEGMTGEELKNFVDGTLIPQLKNLDVSTGNKRALIIREIFDGTNNYMKNGTIIRQVINALNQIDFNKAEDRHIFGDIYETILRDLQSAGNYGEFYTPRALTEFITEMINPRLGEKVLDPACGTGGFLTSAIENIRKQDVKGVEGLKTLENNIYGMELKPLPFMLCVTNLILHDIEVPNVDYTDSLNREYTTIGQKERVDVILTNPPFGASVADGVETNFPLNFRTTESADLFLMLMIRYLKDGGRAGIVLPDGSLTGDGVKQRIRQHLLENCNLHTIVRLPNSVFQPYASVATNLLFFEKGKPTKEIWYWDHKLPEGAKAYNKTKPIQKSEFEGLKKWWKKRKENEQAWKVSIDTIASNGYSLDIKNPHIPEEEHAYSSSEIVHMIYDSFRKSDKFLDVLKKELGDG from the coding sequence ATGGGTAATATTGGAAATATTATAAAATCATTACAGAACATTATGCGTAAAGACCCTGGCGTGGCTGGGGATGCACAGCGTATCGAACAATTGGGTTGGATGATTAGTCTTAAAATATTGGATGATAAAGATAAAGAACTTGAGATTATCAATAACAAATATGTATCCATTATGCCGAAGGATTTACAGTGGCGTAATTGGGCAGCTAATGACGAAGGTATGACAGGGGAAGAGCTTAAAAACTTTGTTGACGGCACTTTGATACCACAACTAAAAAATCTTGATGTAAGTACCGGCAATAAACGCGCTCTCATTATTCGTGAAATATTTGACGGCACTAATAACTATATGAAGAATGGAACGATTATTCGTCAGGTTATTAATGCGCTAAACCAAATTGATTTTAATAAGGCTGAAGACAGGCATATATTTGGTGATATTTATGAAACGATTTTACGCGACCTACAGAGCGCCGGGAATTATGGTGAGTTTTATACTCCACGTGCTTTAACGGAATTCATTACGGAAATGATTAACCCACGTTTAGGTGAAAAGGTCTTAGACCCTGCTTGTGGAACAGGAGGCTTTTTAACCAGCGCCATAGAAAACATTCGTAAGCAAGATGTCAAAGGAGTTGAAGGGCTCAAGACTCTTGAAAATAACATTTATGGTATGGAATTAAAACCTCTTCCCTTTATGCTTTGTGTAACTAATTTGATATTGCACGATATTGAAGTGCCAAACGTGGATTATACAGACAGCTTAAACCGCGAATACACTACTATCGGACAGAAGGAAAGGGTTGATGTAATCCTTACTAATCCTCCTTTTGGCGCATCGGTTGCGGATGGAGTTGAAACTAATTTCCCTCTGAATTTTCGTACTACTGAAAGCGCCGACCTTTTTTTAATGCTTATGATACGTTATCTAAAAGATGGTGGTCGTGCAGGAATTGTTTTGCCTGACGGGTCGCTTACCGGGGATGGTGTTAAACAGAGAATCCGCCAACACTTATTAGAAAACTGCAACTTGCATACGATTGTCCGCTTGCCAAATTCTGTTTTTCAACCTTATGCCAGCGTTGCCACTAATTTACTTTTTTTTGAGAAAGGCAAACCGACCAAAGAAATCTGGTATTGGGATCATAAACTACCTGAAGGTGCAAAAGCATACAATAAAACAAAACCGATTCAAAAAAGTGAATTTGAGGGGCTTAAAAAGTGGTGGAAAAAACGCAAGGAAAACGAACAGGCATGGAAAGTATCCATAGATACGATTGCATCAAATGGGTATAGCCTTGACATTAAGAATCCACATATTCCTGAAGAAGAACATGCCTATTCAAGTTCTGAGATTGTCCATATGATTTATGATTCATTTCGCAAAAGTGACAAGTTTCTAGATGTTTTAAAGAAGGAGCTTGGGGATGGCTGA
- a CDS encoding protein-export chaperone SecB, translated as MEAITSMLKFQNYHIEEIKFITYNDCIYPKKGSPINIDFKCKIASFEKKEDTSTVVVALEIDLFKGYEKPPLSLNLVVSGVFESNVENKEEFAKTWLSNCTAILFPYIRETVSYITKNSNFPHLLLPTINIVETLKQQQKK; from the coding sequence ATGGAAGCAATTACATCAATGTTAAAGTTTCAGAATTATCATATTGAGGAAATTAAATTTATAACTTATAACGATTGTATCTATCCTAAAAAAGGAAGTCCGATTAATATTGACTTTAAGTGTAAGATAGCATCTTTTGAGAAAAAAGAAGATACATCTACAGTAGTTGTAGCATTGGAAATAGATTTATTTAAGGGTTATGAAAAACCACCTCTTTCATTAAATTTAGTTGTTAGTGGTGTTTTTGAGAGTAATGTTGAAAACAAAGAAGAATTTGCAAAAACATGGTTAAGTAATTGTACAGCTATACTTTTCCCTTATATAAGAGAAACGGTCAGTTATATTACTAAAAATTCTAATTTCCCACACCTATTGCTCCCAACTATCAATATAGTTGAAACCCTAAAGCAACAACAAAAGAAATAA
- a CDS encoding DEAD/DEAH box helicase family protein translates to MSSKKELSERDICTKFILPALLKSGWDIEKQIREEVFFTAGRILGGGNRTIRGEKKYADFILYLKPNIPIAVIEAKDNNHSVGAGLQQALGYAEILDIPVAFSSNGDGFIQHDSSGLSPLIEKELSLGNFPSPSEVWNMYKKYKKIETSEQEEIASFDYFFDGSGRTPRYYQQIAINRTVEAIARGENRILLVMATGTGKTYTAFQIIYRLWKNRRKKRILFLADRNILIDQTKRNDFKHFKEKMTVIKKKKIDKAFEIYLALYQGLTNYNEDKDAYREFSRDFFDLVVVDECHRGSAAADGAWRAILDYFSSATHIGLTATPRETKTISNIEYFGEPIYTYTLKQGIEDGFLAPYKVIRVGFNTDLEGWRPEAGKTDKDGNEVEDRLYNTKDFDKNLVIDERTKLVAKRVSEYLRATNRFDKTIVFCVDIEHAERMRQALINENPDLVKENYKYVMRITGDDDEGKREVDNFINPEERYPVIVTTSKLMTTGVDAQTCKLIVLDSNIKSMTEFKQIIGRGTRINEEYGKTFFTIMDFRNVTNLFADPDFDGPPIMIKQVKAEEEITKEDIGVEDSGTISDPEPEILVDFPPVYPPEIVKGGPIISEHQPKVYVAGVYVSVLNERTQHLDANGKLVIESMKDYTKKNILQEFRSLDDFLNRWNSANKKKVVIEELEAHGIIMKNLMTEIKKDLDVFDLICHIAWDMPALTRRERAEEVKKRNYFTKYGAKAQEIINALLDKYADEGIENIEDLSVLRIEPFNQMGTPSEIIQIFGGRDQYLNIIEEMETKIYAVA, encoded by the coding sequence ATGAGTTCAAAAAAAGAACTATCGGAACGAGACATCTGTACAAAATTTATTTTACCTGCTCTTCTAAAGTCTGGATGGGATATAGAAAAACAGATTAGAGAAGAAGTCTTTTTCACAGCAGGTCGTATTTTGGGCGGAGGCAATAGAACTATACGTGGCGAGAAGAAATACGCCGATTTTATTCTCTATCTTAAACCGAATATTCCAATTGCTGTTATTGAAGCAAAAGATAATAACCATTCTGTCGGAGCAGGGTTACAGCAGGCATTAGGTTATGCAGAGATACTCGATATACCTGTTGCCTTTAGTTCAAACGGTGATGGCTTTATTCAGCATGATTCTTCCGGACTATCTCCGCTTATTGAAAAAGAGTTATCTTTAGGCAATTTTCCTTCACCGTCTGAAGTATGGAATATGTATAAAAAATACAAAAAGATTGAGACTTCTGAGCAGGAAGAGATTGCCTCGTTTGATTACTTTTTTGACGGTTCAGGACGCACGCCTCGCTATTATCAACAGATAGCTATAAATAGAACGGTAGAAGCGATAGCGCGCGGCGAAAATAGAATCCTTCTTGTAATGGCTACAGGCACAGGAAAAACCTATACCGCTTTTCAAATAATATACCGTCTTTGGAAGAATCGCAGGAAGAAACGAATTCTTTTTTTGGCAGACCGCAACATACTTATTGACCAAACTAAGCGAAATGACTTCAAACATTTTAAAGAAAAGATGACGGTTATAAAAAAGAAAAAAATAGACAAAGCTTTTGAAATTTACCTTGCCCTTTATCAGGGATTAACGAATTATAATGAAGATAAAGATGCTTACAGAGAATTCAGTCGAGATTTTTTTGACCTTGTAGTTGTTGATGAGTGTCATCGTGGAAGCGCAGCTGCTGATGGCGCATGGAGGGCGATACTTGATTATTTTAGTTCCGCAACTCATATCGGTCTTACTGCAACACCAAGGGAAACAAAAACAATTTCTAATATAGAATATTTTGGCGAACCTATTTATACGTATACACTAAAACAAGGCATAGAGGATGGATTTTTGGCTCCCTATAAAGTTATCCGTGTCGGGTTCAATACAGACCTTGAAGGTTGGCGTCCGGAAGCAGGCAAAACAGATAAAGACGGCAATGAAGTTGAAGACCGTCTTTATAATACTAAAGATTTTGATAAAAACCTTGTTATAGACGAGCGGACAAAGCTTGTAGCTAAAAGAGTTTCTGAATACTTACGTGCAACAAACAGGTTTGATAAAACAATAGTTTTCTGTGTTGATATAGAACATGCCGAACGGATGAGGCAGGCTCTTATTAATGAAAATCCCGATTTAGTAAAAGAAAACTATAAATATGTTATGCGTATTACAGGCGATGACGATGAAGGTAAACGCGAAGTAGATAATTTTATAAATCCTGAAGAGCGTTATCCGGTAATTGTTACGACATCAAAACTAATGACTACCGGTGTTGATGCGCAGACTTGTAAATTAATCGTTCTTGATTCCAATATAAAATCAATGACTGAATTCAAACAAATTATTGGTCGTGGAACTCGTATTAACGAGGAGTATGGAAAAACATTCTTTACTATTATGGACTTCCGTAACGTAACCAATCTCTTTGCTGACCCTGATTTTGATGGACCTCCTATAATGATTAAGCAAGTAAAGGCAGAAGAGGAAATAACAAAAGAAGATATTGGCGTAGAAGATAGCGGCACTATTAGTGACCCGGAACCCGAAATTCTTGTGGATTTTCCTCCGGTGTATCCCCCAGAAATAGTAAAAGGTGGTCCGATTATATCCGAACATCAACCAAAAGTTTATGTAGCCGGTGTATATGTTTCAGTATTAAACGAGAGGACTCAACATCTGGATGCTAACGGTAAGCTTGTAATAGAGAGTATGAAAGATTATACAAAAAAGAACATTTTGCAGGAGTTCCGTTCCCTTGATGATTTCTTAAACCGCTGGAATAGTGCGAATAAGAAAAAAGTGGTTATAGAGGAATTAGAAGCACATGGTATCATTATGAAAAACTTGATGACAGAAATTAAAAAAGATTTAGACGTTTTTGACCTGATTTGTCATATTGCGTGGGATATGCCTGCCCTTACCCGTAGGGAACGTGCTGAAGAAGTAAAGAAACGCAATTATTTCACTAAGTATGGCGCAAAAGCACAAGAAATTATCAATGCGCTTTTAGATAAGTATGCCGATGAAGGCATCGAGAATATTGAAGATCTCTCGGTATTAAGAATTGAGCCGTTTAATCAAATGGGCACTCCATCGGAAATCATTCAGATTTTTGGAGGGCGCGACCAATATCTGAATATCATTGAAGAAATGGAAACCAAGATTTATGCCGTAGCTTAA